A single Agromyces sp. CF514 DNA region contains:
- a CDS encoding PAAR domain-containing protein, producing the protein MPTGPALRAGDMATCALSDGPKPHVGGPITPAAAVMTVLIANMPAAVANGMPGGIVCVSPAPNGIAQGSLTVLIGGFPAARVADLSLHGQPIVPGPGAPTVIIGG; encoded by the coding sequence ATGCCGACCGGACCAGCACTGCGCGCCGGCGACATGGCGACGTGCGCCCTGTCCGACGGCCCGAAGCCGCACGTCGGCGGTCCGATCACGCCAGCCGCCGCCGTCATGACCGTGCTCATCGCGAACATGCCCGCGGCCGTCGCCAATGGCATGCCCGGCGGCATCGTGTGCGTCTCACCCGCACCGAACGGCATCGCCCAGGGCAGCCTCACGGTACTGATCGGCGGGTTCCCGGCCGCACGCGTCGCCGACCTCAGCCTGCACGGCCAACCGATCGTGCCGGGCCCCGGGGCGCCGACCGTCATCATCGGCGGGTGA
- a CDS encoding response regulator transcription factor gives MTRTTVRVYARDPISEAGVTSALRPRPEVRVVGPDDPEAPEVVIVVVDVFDDETMNSLRFLRRNGEARVILVASQLDDRVLVDAVECGVVGLLRRSEATTDRLLSAITAAAAGEGTVPPDLLGRLLDQVGRLQRTVLDPRGITFSGLASREVEVLRLVAEGWDTAQIAKELCYSERTVKNVLHDVTTRLQLRNRSHAVAYAVREGLI, from the coding sequence ATGACCAGAACCACCGTGCGGGTGTACGCACGAGACCCGATCTCCGAGGCGGGCGTCACGAGCGCGCTCAGGCCTCGGCCCGAGGTGCGCGTCGTCGGACCGGACGACCCGGAGGCGCCCGAGGTCGTCATCGTGGTCGTCGACGTGTTCGACGACGAGACGATGAACAGCCTGCGGTTCCTGCGCCGCAACGGCGAGGCGCGCGTCATCCTGGTCGCGTCGCAACTCGACGACCGGGTGCTCGTCGACGCGGTCGAGTGCGGCGTCGTGGGGCTGCTGCGCAGGTCCGAGGCCACGACCGACCGGCTGTTGTCGGCGATCACGGCGGCCGCCGCCGGCGAGGGAACGGTTCCGCCCGACCTGCTCGGGCGCCTCCTCGACCAGGTCGGGCGACTGCAGCGCACCGTACTCGACCCGCGCGGCATCACCTTCAGCGGGCTCGCCTCGCGCGAGGTCGAGGTGCTGAGGCTCGTCGCCGAGGGCTGGGACACCGCGCAGATCGCCAAGGAGCTCTGCTACTCGGAACGCACCGTCAAGAACGTGCTGCACGACGTCACGACCCGGCTGCAGCTGCGCAACCGGTCGCACGCGGTCGCCTACGCGGTGCGCGAGGGACTCATCTGA
- a CDS encoding DUF4255 domain-containing protein → MIGEIDEALRALVKASEGIAADIDIALDAPTKDWAARRNAPTVDLFLYDIREDVRRREFGFVEKRDEHGIVVSREPAPRYFKLSYLVTAWTQRPDDEHRLLDALLRCFLRFDAIPDAFVVDTLAETGLPCSITIAQPPPEDRAFADVWSSLGGELKPSLDVVVTAPLSRAISYHVGPPVTSGVSAGFEAMGFGSEDARFQPAKDEG, encoded by the coding sequence ATGATCGGCGAGATCGACGAGGCGCTGCGCGCGCTCGTGAAGGCGTCGGAGGGCATCGCCGCCGACATCGACATCGCGCTCGACGCGCCGACGAAGGACTGGGCGGCGAGGCGCAACGCGCCGACGGTCGACCTGTTCCTCTACGACATCCGCGAGGATGTGCGCCGTCGCGAGTTCGGGTTCGTCGAGAAGCGCGACGAGCACGGCATCGTCGTGTCGCGCGAGCCCGCGCCGCGGTACTTCAAGCTGTCGTACCTCGTGACGGCGTGGACGCAGCGACCCGACGACGAGCACCGACTGCTCGACGCGCTGCTGCGGTGCTTCCTGCGGTTCGACGCGATCCCCGACGCGTTCGTGGTCGACACGCTCGCCGAGACCGGCCTGCCGTGCTCGATCACGATCGCGCAGCCGCCCCCCGAGGATCGCGCGTTCGCCGACGTCTGGTCCTCGCTCGGCGGCGAGCTGAAGCCGTCGCTCGACGTCGTCGTCACGGCGCCGCTGAGCCGTGCGATCTCGTACCACGTCGGTCCGCCCGTCACCTCGGGCGTGAGTGCCGGCTTCGAGGCGATGGGATTCGGGAGCGAAGATGCCAGGTTCCAGCCGGCCAAAGACGAGGGCTGA
- a CDS encoding ATP-binding protein has protein sequence MTQDPGLAHLLGRLGAIEDRIRRLVAARRSVDPQPDDPFRGLYLSDELIDRMLEGAPGIPDWSDASSRLAACEQAADMAEAAGHPVRLRRLADEFGLAPIDVDLLVIALAADLDPRFERFFGYLNDDVGRRRPSVTVALELCGVPLTNAADRARLLTGPLVAGGLVLVEDEDRPLPGRAVRVPDRVVGHLLGDDTPDRSLDGVLVEAEDIEWGDDRRLRNALAGGIRLMYLRETATGSGEAIARRALRANGLGTVQVDLARLGREPDAAGLARLAVREARLTGRGVVASPVTLETPTALIEVLADSPRPTVLVGEPTWDPGWFRELPAMDDVEASTTEERTALWAHALGRAAEGLDVASATAQFRLRPEQVLRASATARTQASLSATGELTVADLAAGARAENASALDRLARRVTPRVGWADLVLPAATMDALQEIEVRARHREQVLGDWGMRPGGGRGHGVVGLFAGDSGTGKTMSAEVVAGELGLDLYVIDLSSVVDKYIGETEKNLERIFVAAAGTNAVLLFDEADAVFGKRSDVKDAHDRYANVESAYLLQRMETFDGLAILATNLRANIDEAFTRRLDVIVDFPMPDAAHRTRLWDRSLGSRLRRGDDLDLVFLGDAFELAGGAIRSAAVTAAYLAAADDGIVRMHHLVLAVHREYRKLGRLLVEREFGPYWALVAGR, from the coding sequence ATGACGCAGGACCCGGGCCTCGCGCACCTGCTCGGGCGCCTCGGGGCGATCGAGGACCGCATCCGGCGGTTGGTCGCGGCGAGGAGGTCGGTCGACCCGCAGCCGGACGACCCGTTCCGCGGGCTCTACCTCAGCGACGAACTCATCGATCGGATGCTCGAGGGCGCACCGGGGATTCCGGACTGGTCGGATGCCTCGTCCCGGCTGGCCGCGTGCGAGCAGGCCGCGGACATGGCCGAGGCCGCGGGCCACCCCGTGCGCCTGCGCCGCCTGGCCGACGAGTTCGGCCTCGCACCGATCGACGTCGACCTGCTCGTGATCGCGCTCGCCGCAGACCTGGACCCCCGGTTCGAGCGGTTCTTCGGCTACCTCAACGACGACGTCGGCCGGCGCCGGCCGTCGGTCACCGTCGCGCTCGAACTGTGCGGCGTTCCGCTCACGAACGCGGCCGACCGGGCCCGCCTGCTCACGGGTCCGCTCGTGGCCGGGGGGCTCGTGCTGGTCGAGGACGAGGATCGGCCGCTGCCGGGGCGCGCGGTCCGGGTTCCCGACCGGGTCGTCGGGCACCTGCTCGGGGACGACACGCCGGACCGGTCGCTCGACGGGGTGCTCGTCGAGGCTGAGGACATCGAGTGGGGAGACGACCGTCGCCTGCGCAATGCGCTGGCCGGCGGCATCCGGCTCATGTACCTGCGCGAGACCGCGACCGGCTCGGGTGAGGCGATCGCCAGGCGCGCCCTGCGCGCGAACGGTCTCGGCACCGTGCAGGTCGACCTGGCGAGACTCGGTCGGGAGCCGGATGCCGCGGGCCTCGCGCGGCTCGCGGTGCGCGAGGCCCGGCTCACCGGCAGGGGCGTCGTCGCGTCGCCCGTGACGCTCGAGACCCCGACCGCGCTCATCGAGGTGCTCGCGGATTCGCCGCGGCCGACCGTGCTCGTGGGCGAGCCGACCTGGGATCCGGGGTGGTTCCGCGAGCTGCCCGCCATGGACGACGTCGAGGCGTCGACGACCGAGGAGCGCACGGCGCTCTGGGCCCACGCACTCGGGCGGGCGGCCGAGGGCCTCGACGTCGCGTCGGCGACCGCGCAGTTCCGCCTGCGCCCCGAGCAGGTGCTGCGCGCGTCGGCGACGGCCCGCACGCAGGCCTCGTTGTCGGCGACCGGCGAGCTCACGGTCGCCGACCTCGCTGCGGGCGCGAGAGCCGAGAACGCGTCGGCGCTGGACCGGCTCGCACGCCGGGTGACCCCGCGCGTCGGCTGGGCCGACCTCGTGCTGCCGGCCGCGACCATGGATGCCCTGCAGGAGATCGAGGTGCGCGCCCGTCACCGCGAGCAGGTGCTCGGCGACTGGGGCATGCGGCCGGGCGGCGGGCGCGGGCACGGCGTCGTCGGCCTGTTCGCGGGCGACTCGGGAACCGGCAAGACCATGTCGGCCGAGGTCGTCGCGGGTGAGCTCGGCCTCGACCTCTACGTCATCGACCTGTCGTCGGTGGTCGACAAGTACATCGGCGAGACCGAGAAGAACCTCGAGCGCATCTTCGTCGCCGCGGCCGGAACGAACGCGGTGCTGCTCTTCGACGAGGCCGACGCGGTCTTCGGCAAGCGCAGCGACGTGAAGGACGCGCACGACCGGTACGCGAACGTCGAGAGCGCCTACCTGCTGCAGCGCATGGAGACCTTCGACGGGCTCGCGATCCTCGCGACGAACCTGCGGGCGAACATCGACGAGGCGTTCACGCGTCGGCTCGACGTGATCGTCGACTTCCCGATGCCGGATGCCGCGCACCGCACGCGCCTGTGGGATCGCAGCCTCGGCTCGCGGCTGCGGCGCGGCGACGACCTCGACCTCGTGTTCCTCGGCGACGCGTTCGAGCTCGCGGGCGGGGCGATCCGCTCGGCGGCGGTCACCGCGGCCTACCTCGCGGCGGCCGACGACGGCATCGTGCGCATGCACCACCTCGTGCTCGCGGTGCACCGCGAGTACCGCAAGCTCGGGCGCCTGCTCGTCGAGCGCGAGTTCGGGCCTTACTGGGCGCTGGTGGCCGGGCGATGA
- a CDS encoding DUF4157 domain-containing protein, with protein MHAHDYDGAEFDLARRTTDAARDAAVRTAGLAERRADVIGPAGMLRLQREAGNGAVAEMVEEQRSPVLDVVSGGGAPLEPAVRTDMESRIGADFGDVRVHTDGAAHESAKSVGANAYTVGSNVVFQRDAYDPGSLAGQTTLAHELTHVVQQRSGPVDGTPSAGGVRISDPADRFERAASDNATRVMSEPAPVQRHAEGEEEEAPVQGSFVQREEAPEEEEEAPG; from the coding sequence ATGCATGCACATGACTACGACGGCGCGGAGTTCGACCTCGCGCGCCGGACGACGGATGCGGCGCGCGACGCCGCCGTGCGGACGGCGGGCCTCGCCGAGCGGCGTGCCGACGTGATCGGACCGGCGGGCATGCTTCGGCTGCAGCGGGAGGCCGGCAACGGCGCCGTCGCCGAGATGGTCGAGGAGCAGCGCTCGCCCGTGCTCGACGTCGTGTCGGGCGGCGGTGCGCCGCTCGAACCCGCAGTCCGCACCGACATGGAGTCCAGGATCGGCGCCGACTTCGGCGACGTGCGCGTGCACACGGACGGCGCGGCCCACGAGTCGGCGAAGTCGGTCGGCGCGAACGCGTACACGGTCGGCAGCAACGTGGTGTTCCAGCGCGACGCGTACGATCCCGGATCGCTCGCCGGGCAGACGACCCTCGCGCACGAGCTCACGCACGTCGTGCAGCAGCGCTCCGGGCCCGTCGACGGCACGCCGAGCGCCGGCGGGGTCCGCATCAGCGACCCGGCCGACCGGTTCGAGCGCGCGGCCTCCGACAACGCGACCCGCGTCATGAGCGAGCCTGCGCCCGTGCAGCGGCACGCCGAGGGCGAAGAGGAGGAGGCGCCCGTGCAGGGCAGCTTCGTGCAGCGCGAGGAGGCGCCGGAAGAGGAGGAGGAAGCGCCGGGCTGA
- a CDS encoding phage tail sheath subtilisin-like domain-containing protein: MPTYLSPGVYVQEIEAATRPIEGVGTAVAAFVGMAPKGPENAPTLVSNWTQFVDTFGGLYPGAYLAYSVYGYFLNGGGNCYVVRIGTSPAGGGGGKGGGKRGEPKSLATGPQTAAIGNYVFTAKNASPNAKPISVEIADPGGEEPEEGAFKVVITVDGRSPETYEQVSPKPDSAAYVVTKITADSKLVTVEERDPASAGVTPRTGTFELVVPEPEEQPIVLDGISAANYIGSPADRTGFGGLEEIEEVTMVAVPDLMAAYEQGAVTLEIVKAVQLAVIAHCELMGDRMAILDPPPALSAQEVREWRRTGAGYDSKFATLYYPWIKVLDPVTSTNRFMPPSGHMAGVWARNDAERGVHKAPANEVVRGAVELATQLTRTEQELLNPIGVNAIRAFPGRGLRIWGARTLSSDPAWRYVNIRRLFNYLEKSILGATQFAVFEPNDEALWGKLRRSISAFLVNEWRKGALFGATADQAFFVKCDEETNPAEVIDAGQVVCQIGVAPVKPAEFVIFELSQFSGGTSLVNE; the protein is encoded by the coding sequence ATGCCCACCTATCTCTCTCCAGGCGTGTACGTGCAGGAGATCGAGGCTGCGACGAGGCCCATCGAGGGCGTCGGAACCGCGGTCGCGGCCTTCGTCGGCATGGCACCGAAAGGCCCTGAGAACGCCCCGACGCTCGTGTCGAACTGGACCCAGTTCGTCGACACCTTCGGCGGACTGTATCCGGGGGCGTACCTCGCGTACTCGGTCTACGGGTACTTCCTCAACGGCGGCGGCAACTGCTACGTCGTGCGCATCGGCACGTCGCCGGCCGGTGGCGGCGGCGGCAAGGGCGGTGGCAAGCGAGGCGAGCCGAAGTCGCTCGCGACCGGACCGCAGACCGCGGCGATCGGCAACTACGTCTTCACCGCGAAGAATGCGTCGCCGAACGCGAAGCCGATCTCGGTCGAGATCGCCGACCCGGGCGGCGAGGAGCCCGAGGAGGGCGCCTTCAAGGTCGTCATCACGGTCGACGGGCGCTCGCCGGAGACGTACGAGCAGGTCTCGCCGAAGCCCGACAGTGCCGCATACGTGGTCACGAAGATCACGGCCGACTCCAAGCTCGTGACCGTCGAGGAGCGCGACCCGGCGTCGGCCGGAGTCACGCCGCGCACGGGCACGTTCGAGCTCGTCGTGCCGGAGCCCGAGGAGCAGCCGATCGTGCTCGACGGCATCTCGGCGGCGAACTACATCGGCAGCCCCGCCGACCGCACCGGATTCGGCGGCCTCGAGGAGATCGAGGAGGTCACCATGGTGGCCGTTCCCGACCTCATGGCCGCGTACGAGCAGGGGGCGGTCACGCTCGAGATCGTGAAGGCCGTGCAGCTCGCGGTCATCGCGCACTGCGAGCTCATGGGCGACCGCATGGCGATCCTCGATCCGCCGCCGGCGCTGTCGGCGCAGGAGGTGCGCGAGTGGCGTCGCACGGGCGCGGGCTACGACTCCAAGTTCGCGACGCTCTACTACCCGTGGATCAAGGTGCTCGACCCGGTCACCTCGACGAACCGGTTCATGCCGCCCTCCGGTCACATGGCCGGCGTGTGGGCGCGCAACGACGCCGAGCGAGGCGTGCACAAGGCGCCCGCGAACGAGGTCGTGCGCGGCGCCGTCGAGCTCGCGACGCAGCTGACCCGCACCGAGCAGGAGCTGCTGAACCCGATCGGCGTGAACGCCATCCGGGCTTTCCCGGGCCGCGGACTCCGCATCTGGGGTGCTCGCACGCTGTCGAGCGATCCGGCCTGGCGGTACGTCAACATCCGTCGCCTGTTCAACTACCTCGAGAAGTCGATCCTCGGCGCGACCCAGTTCGCGGTGTTCGAGCCGAACGACGAGGCGCTGTGGGGCAAGCTGCGGCGCTCGATCTCGGCGTTCCTCGTGAACGAGTGGCGCAAGGGCGCCCTGTTCGGGGCGACCGCCGATCAGGCGTTCTTCGTCAAGTGCGACGAGGAGACCAACCCGGCCGAGGTCATCGACGCCGGCCAGGTCGTCTGCCAGATCGGCGTCGCGCCCGTGAAGCCCGCGGAGTTCGTGATCTTCGAGCTCTCGCAGTTCTCGGGCGGCACGAGCCTCGTCAACGAGTAG
- a CDS encoding phage tail protein has product MGLADAMDSSPAYAFKVTIDGIEVPKVTEVSGLKNEVDKIELKQQLADGKYVVRQLMGRPKAGEFTVTRGLTDSKTITDWLSKVMTGDVAGSRKTAAVELLDYAGASLKKYEFTNCWVRSVEVNSLKAGATEQATEKFTVCYDESKVV; this is encoded by the coding sequence ATGGGACTCGCAGATGCGATGGACTCGTCACCGGCCTACGCCTTCAAGGTCACCATCGACGGCATCGAGGTACCGAAGGTCACCGAGGTGTCGGGCCTGAAGAACGAGGTCGACAAGATCGAGCTGAAGCAGCAGCTCGCCGACGGCAAGTACGTCGTGCGGCAGCTGATGGGGCGCCCGAAGGCGGGCGAATTCACGGTCACCCGCGGCCTGACCGACTCGAAGACGATCACCGACTGGCTGAGCAAGGTCATGACGGGCGACGTCGCGGGCTCGCGCAAGACCGCGGCGGTCGAGCTGCTCGACTACGCGGGCGCGTCGCTCAAGAAGTACGAGTTCACGAACTGCTGGGTGCGCAGCGTCGAGGTCAACTCGCTGAAGGCGGGCGCCACCGAGCAGGCCACCGAGAAGTTCACGGTCTGCTACGACGAGTCGAAGGTGGTGTGA
- a CDS encoding DUF6760 family protein, with product MTYSADRIHEEVAYVAYHFHWSLDEILDMEHAARLRYVREIAAINTRLSEER from the coding sequence ATGACGTACTCGGCCGACCGCATCCATGAGGAGGTCGCGTACGTCGCCTATCACTTCCACTGGTCGCTCGACGAGATCCTCGACATGGAGCACGCGGCGCGTCTGCGCTACGTGCGCGAGATCGCGGCGATCAACACCAGGCTCTCCGAGGAGCGGTGA
- a CDS encoding phage tail protein → MIEVIEDVNLAVGVSYIVTIDGESLGAFASCEGLGVEVVLESREEGGNNSFVWQLPTRLKFSNVKLSRPVGKGTSQPILAWIAKAPSLTPSNAEIQAQNAHGEKIATWHLQRVVPVRWTGPSLTAEQPKVLTETLELAHHGLDAE, encoded by the coding sequence ATGATCGAGGTCATCGAAGACGTGAACCTCGCCGTGGGCGTCAGCTACATCGTGACGATCGACGGCGAATCGCTCGGCGCGTTCGCGAGCTGCGAGGGCCTCGGCGTCGAGGTCGTGCTCGAGTCGCGTGAGGAGGGCGGCAACAACAGCTTCGTCTGGCAGTTGCCGACGAGGCTCAAGTTCTCGAACGTGAAGCTCTCGCGACCCGTCGGCAAGGGCACGTCGCAGCCGATCCTCGCGTGGATCGCGAAGGCGCCGTCGCTCACGCCGAGCAACGCCGAGATCCAGGCGCAGAACGCGCACGGCGAGAAGATCGCGACCTGGCACCTGCAGCGCGTGGTGCCCGTGCGCTGGACCGGCCCGTCGCTCACTGCGGAGCAGCCGAAGGTGCTCACCGAGACCCTCGAGCTCGCCCACCACGGCCTCGACGCCGAATGA
- a CDS encoding LysM peptidoglycan-binding domain-containing protein, which translates to MPVTKTDTTSASLTHAVLELLEPGKTPGVPGGPIGSIQFQMNPKELTMAKSASWKTEKQKKASSAPPATYQGPEAQKLSVEMFFDDTAGGSGDSVVQRVEKLFQACAPTKDSKRGDKPSAPWVRFKWGVLSGFVGYIKSVSAKYTLFSPTGTPLRAVCTVALEEIAEEPGKQNPTSGGLRPRRVHTIREGDTLAAIAYREYGSAAMWRVLADVNGIDDPMRLAPGRAVFLPAADELSQPASVDVARREVAHAGR; encoded by the coding sequence ATGCCCGTCACGAAGACCGACACCACGAGCGCGAGCCTCACACACGCCGTGCTCGAACTGCTCGAGCCGGGCAAGACGCCGGGCGTGCCAGGCGGGCCGATCGGGTCGATCCAGTTCCAGATGAACCCCAAGGAGCTGACGATGGCGAAGTCGGCGAGCTGGAAGACCGAGAAGCAGAAGAAGGCCTCGTCGGCGCCGCCGGCGACCTACCAGGGTCCAGAGGCGCAGAAGCTCTCGGTCGAGATGTTCTTCGACGACACCGCAGGGGGGAGCGGCGACAGCGTCGTGCAACGGGTCGAGAAGCTCTTCCAGGCATGCGCCCCGACGAAGGACTCCAAGCGCGGCGACAAGCCGTCCGCGCCATGGGTGCGCTTCAAGTGGGGCGTGCTGTCGGGGTTCGTCGGCTACATCAAGTCGGTGTCGGCGAAGTACACGCTGTTCTCGCCGACGGGCACTCCGCTGCGAGCGGTGTGCACGGTGGCGCTCGAGGAGATCGCCGAGGAGCCGGGCAAGCAGAACCCCACCTCTGGCGGACTCCGTCCGAGGCGCGTGCACACGATCCGCGAGGGGGACACGCTCGCCGCGATCGCGTACCGCGAGTACGGCAGCGCCGCGATGTGGCGCGTGCTCGCCGACGTGAACGGCATCGACGACCCCATGAGGCTCGCGCCGGGTCGCGCCGTCTTCCTCCCGGCCGCCGACGAGCTCTCGCAGCCCGCCTCGGTCGACGTCGCGAGGCGGGAGGTCGCGCATGCCGGCCGTTGA
- a CDS encoding VgrG-related protein yields MPAVDTFTSLLLVSVAGRPLPATVSSLLLAGRITDAANLPDSFELEFTDSGGTVLADGGFEIGKPVVLTVSENGAQGPQRLIDGEVTAIDREDVAGSLRTRVRGFDRSHRLSRGRRVAAFVDQTVADIVRKVASGAGVRVDRIEVPVSSVMKHVTQDNVSDWVFLKRLADASGCTFSVLESGLVFTPRTPANEAPAGAESARDDPVVIEHGLNTIWLTSTVTAASQVSGVEVRGWDPKQKKAVISKAKPETRSVDLATLKPEKVAKTFTSPEYVSPTGDGVPNTQDVRAKAVADRIAGGFAEVEARVLGNSHLHSGTAVTLKGYGVPFDGRYTVSEAVHEFSAEAGYTTTVVVSNASDRSLLGLASGGAFGGASIGDPASRMPGVVSALVSDIDDPENAGRVKLAFPYLSDDYVSGWARTVQFGAGAKRGAVFMPEVGDEVLVAFEGGRFDRPYVIGGLYNGRDEPKTSWAESVKGGKVERRSFTSRTGMEVVFVEQSGTETLEVSTTDGKQRITLTQTGQKGIEIISEGPVTVTAKADATVKADQGKLALSGQSVQIKATGELSIEGATLALKGTQSAEVKAAMLTLKADATAELSASGITTVKGSMVKIN; encoded by the coding sequence ATGCCGGCCGTTGACACGTTCACGAGCCTGCTGCTCGTGTCGGTGGCGGGCCGCCCGCTGCCCGCCACGGTGTCGAGCCTGCTCCTCGCCGGACGGATCACGGATGCCGCGAACCTGCCCGACTCGTTCGAGCTCGAGTTCACCGACTCCGGCGGCACCGTGCTCGCCGACGGCGGCTTCGAGATCGGCAAGCCCGTCGTGCTCACGGTGTCCGAGAACGGCGCGCAGGGTCCGCAGCGCCTGATCGACGGCGAGGTCACCGCGATCGACCGCGAGGATGTCGCAGGGTCGCTGCGCACGCGCGTGCGCGGGTTCGACCGGTCGCACCGGCTCTCGCGCGGCAGGCGCGTCGCGGCGTTCGTCGACCAGACCGTGGCCGACATCGTGCGCAAGGTCGCGAGCGGCGCGGGCGTGCGGGTCGATCGCATCGAGGTTCCCGTGAGCTCGGTCATGAAGCACGTCACGCAGGACAACGTGAGCGACTGGGTCTTCCTGAAACGGCTCGCGGATGCCTCGGGCTGCACGTTCTCGGTGCTCGAGTCCGGCCTGGTGTTCACCCCGCGCACCCCGGCGAACGAGGCGCCCGCCGGGGCGGAGTCCGCGCGCGACGACCCCGTCGTGATCGAGCACGGCCTGAACACCATCTGGCTCACCTCGACCGTGACGGCCGCGAGCCAGGTCTCGGGCGTCGAGGTGCGCGGGTGGGACCCGAAGCAGAAGAAGGCCGTGATCTCGAAGGCGAAGCCCGAGACGCGGTCGGTCGACCTCGCGACGCTGAAGCCCGAGAAGGTCGCGAAGACGTTCACCTCGCCCGAGTACGTGAGCCCGACGGGCGACGGGGTGCCGAACACGCAGGACGTGCGCGCGAAGGCCGTCGCCGACCGCATCGCGGGCGGGTTCGCCGAGGTCGAGGCGCGCGTGCTCGGCAACTCGCACCTGCACTCCGGAACGGCCGTCACGCTCAAGGGGTACGGCGTGCCGTTCGACGGCCGCTACACGGTATCCGAGGCCGTGCACGAGTTCTCCGCGGAGGCCGGGTACACGACCACGGTCGTCGTGAGCAACGCGTCGGACCGGTCCCTGCTGGGGCTCGCGAGCGGGGGCGCGTTCGGTGGCGCCTCGATCGGCGACCCGGCGTCGCGCATGCCCGGTGTCGTGTCGGCGCTCGTGAGCGACATCGACGACCCCGAGAACGCGGGGCGCGTGAAGCTCGCCTTCCCGTACCTCTCCGACGACTACGTGAGCGGGTGGGCGCGCACGGTGCAGTTCGGCGCGGGCGCCAAGCGCGGCGCGGTGTTCATGCCCGAGGTCGGGGACGAGGTGCTCGTGGCCTTCGAGGGCGGCAGGTTCGACCGTCCGTACGTGATCGGCGGCCTCTACAACGGACGCGACGAACCGAAGACGAGCTGGGCCGAGTCGGTCAAGGGCGGCAAGGTCGAGCGGCGCTCGTTCACGTCGCGCACGGGCATGGAGGTCGTGTTCGTCGAGCAGTCGGGCACCGAGACCCTCGAGGTCTCGACCACCGACGGCAAGCAGCGCATCACCCTCACCCAGACCGGGCAGAAGGGCATCGAGATCATCTCGGAGGGACCGGTCACGGTCACCGCGAAGGCCGATGCGACCGTCAAGGCCGATCAGGGCAAGCTCGCGCTGTCCGGCCAGAGCGTGCAGATCAAGGCGACCGGCGAGCTCTCGATCGAGGGGGCGACGCTCGCGCTCAAGGGCACGCAGTCGGCCGAGGTCAAGGCCGCGATGCTCACGCTGAAGGCCGACGCGACCGCCGAGCTGTCGGCATCCGGCATCACGACGGTCAAGGGATCGATGGTCAAGATCAACTGA
- a CDS encoding GPW/gp25 family protein, with translation MSREFVGHGWAFPVHADATGRIALTSDEREIEESIRLILATAPGERPMRPEFGCAVHDYVFAPADASTAGAMGVAVRAALRFWEPRIELGEVTVSLEHAHEGVMYIDVGYTILGTNDPRNLVFPFYVIPQEQGATS, from the coding sequence ATGTCTCGAGAGTTCGTCGGGCACGGCTGGGCGTTCCCCGTGCACGCCGATGCGACGGGTCGCATCGCGCTCACGTCGGACGAGCGCGAGATCGAGGAGAGCATCCGGCTGATCCTCGCGACCGCTCCTGGCGAGCGGCCCATGCGACCCGAGTTCGGGTGTGCGGTGCACGACTACGTGTTCGCGCCCGCCGACGCCTCGACCGCCGGCGCGATGGGCGTCGCGGTGCGTGCGGCGCTGCGGTTCTGGGAGCCCCGCATCGAGCTCGGCGAGGTGACGGTCTCGCTCGAGCACGCGCACGAGGGCGTCATGTACATCGACGTCGGCTACACGATCCTCGGCACCAACGATCCGAGGAACCTCGTCTTCCCGTTCTACGTGATCCCGCAGGAGCAAGGAGCGACGTCATGA